Genomic window (Nicotiana sylvestris chromosome 7, ASM39365v2, whole genome shotgun sequence):
ACACTAGTATTACGAGATGTGAAAGAAAGGGCACAGAATGGATCCTACGCATCCAAATTAAGAGGACCAAACAATATgcataaataaaaggaaaaatttcacataagaacaaTTGGGCTCcctatttttcaattttatagctcatatttcaatttacaaccaattagtccaaaaataataggctaagattcaacatccaactctaattggttctcaaaattactatttaatttttaaaaaagattgcttaagcttttaagttaattttcgatCAGTAACtatgactcaaatattagttcaaaaaaccaaatccatttgggtggtaaaaattagatttttaacaagcttaaatatgtgggtttaaatttcgaatttgattttATGAGAAATTTAGAGTGAAtattatttagacttgttagaaatagtataaggaggttgtatataaaactTGAAGTtgtttaatggagatttggattggttttgaacaagaattgcaatcgtggaagaagttcgtctacagaagcttgtataaaggtgtatagaAATGTATAACAATATAGAAGAcgtgtttatacactcatatacactattatacaagattatacataattatacaaaaaaactgacttcgtcttcttccttgcgtcttttctgaaatttaactcaaatcttgttcaaatctactccaaatcacttcaaatttaaattgaactccttttgatattttcaagcAATTGGaataacacccaatccaaacaactagcAAACTCAAAAGATTTTATTTTCGAAAGTAAAGCTTTGTATGACCTTTAATGATGGAATTTTactcttcaattttttttatattgcAACCAGGTGACATAGGGGGAGAATCAGTAACGGCGGATGGCCCCTTGAAGCATATAtaaaagatgtgagaagaagagagagtgaaagcaatgatTGTGAGAACACAAATTTAACTCCATAACTTGTAAGAACATAGATTTTAAATTTGTAAAGCTAGTTACAATATAGGCTAGATCGGATTAAACTTAAAAATATGAACATTTTTTGTTATAgtgtgaagtcatgtgtattttcttatAATTCTTTAAATTAAAAGCAATAAGAAGACAAAAAGAATAATATAATTTGTATCATCAATTGTTGAAGTGTACGCGTGACAATCTCAGCAAAAAGCATAAAGGGTTAGAAGCTAACAAACATTTTGCTAGTATTTGTTACAAATGAGTGGAAGAAAATTTTGTACCCATAAACTGCCCTAAACCAGTTTTGGGGAACttgaaaatattttaatttttatttgccaaaacatgatcatatttcataaacatacaatatttcaatttttctttttaaaaaataaagataaaattaatGGCCAAAAGGGAACTTAGACTTTTAGTCGTGCAATAAACAACTAATTTTAAGTACCCGAAAATCTGACAGCTAAATATGAAAACGTGGAAAGTTGCAAAAGCAAGACGAAGTCACGTATATATGAATCTTTTAGTCCGTCAACGTCAATAACAATAATTTCATAAAAGACTGATAATGGTTTCAGATATCAGACCCTCTTTTCTTATCTGTTTTATATTGATATTACTACCAGTTTTAGGCTAATGCAGAGTCAGCTTAATTTCCTTATACGGAATTGCAAACTGAAAAGTTCAACTTTCAACTGGTGCATGAAATTTCTCTTCATTTGCCCTCTATCGACTTTAATGTAATGTTTTTTTCGTGTACAAAAAAATATAGAGAACGAGtcagaaattattaaggaaaagaAGATAGAAGATCCACTGTAAGTTCAACGCAACTGAACTACTAGCAGTCTTCcactttttttatttctttcattcaTTATCTGTTGTTGCACAATAAAAGTGTACGCATACTTTTAATATATGGTGTGAGaccttttaagaaaaaaattgCACGAGCTTGACCAAATTGTAAATATCATACAACGTTAAGAGCTGCTAATAGTTAGAGCCAATGGTTTGACGATACgaatatgaaaatacagaatgACAATATATATAGGAATCGAGTTGCTACCTTCACCATGCCAAATGTAGCTTGGAGATGCATGCATACAAGCAGTAGCTAGCTCTGGGTTTCGATGGCCGTAAATGCTTGATCATGTCAAAGGCACATAATGAATCACGAAAATTAATTAGTGGATCGTCACATGGAATTTCGAGAGGCTTGTGATGGGCCAATTGTTGCGGGGCGCTTGTTAATTGGCCATGTGGAGTAGAACTTAGTTTGAGGAAGAAATTGTTGGACGTGCGATCAAATGTTCCAGAGGAGACAATAGTATACCATGTTAATATATATAAGTGTATTGGTTTAGCCTAACATTGCCGTTCAACAATTTGAGCCAAAAGAACTATtgataaaacaaaatacaaaatgcaatttATTAGATAGGTTCTTGCAATAACGACATATATGTGTACGGAAGATTATCTTCTCACCTAATTACGATCAAAAATTGATGAGAGGTTTACCTTTTCATTTTTCCTTAACCGTGTACATATTAGAGTAAATTTTATAGATGGTCATTCAACTTTGTATTCATTACTTGAAAGTCATTTTTTTATTACGTAAAAGTCATTCAACATTGtaaagtcatttttctttcttttgttttacaaaaatcattttactattctCTGGTTATTACAATAATCACTTTGACAAAATTTTATAAAACTTTTACCCAAAAAATCTATTGTGTCCTTGACATTATAAATCCTTCCATTTATGTAATGTAATACCTTCTATTATTAGATGAACATAAAAAGTAGAGATGTTCTTTGTTaagtaaaatattttaaattcaaagttAAGATGAAATAGTAAGGATGATACTGGTTACATGTTTATATTAAGTGTCAATTTTTTAATATTACTGACAAAAAATATCCACATTATCGATTGTATATCACTTagaatataaaataaatttagaagaaCTAATTCGAATAGCAACTCACCCAGCGCTTAAACTTAAAATAGCCGGCGGATGTATAACACATAttaaatttatatataatatgtatataacCGTATATAATAAGTGTACAATTTATATATACCAGGTAGATTTATGATGTTGCTGATGACGAATGGATCAAATTTCCTGGGCCATAGAAAAATTGTTAACCAAAAGGTGGATCTGGCCTGTGTATGATGTACATTGTTTGGACCCTGCTGAAGAAAAGTGGGTCGAAGTGGGAACAAATGGCCCAAGATAAGGGCCCAGAGTGTATTTGACAGTTGGGATTTggcgggagaaattcaaaaatagtcagatttataactggtcgttcaaaaataaatcagttttaaaagtaatcgaaatttagtcacttttcatgtaaagataaatctgagcgaaaacagtgttcaaaacccgaaaaatatgttagtatattatgttggagttccagcataagtatacttgaactccaacatattatactggagttccaggataagtatgttggaactgcagcataatatgatggagttccagcataagtacactagaactccagcataatatactggagttccagcaagtataccggtccagtataatatattggagtttggagcaccggtgctccagtctccagtatattatactggagccagcaaagtataccggtctagcataatatgctggagttcatacacaggtgcaccgaactctagtatattatactggaccggtctctattgcaacaaaataatggctatttttcattgacttagtAAACACTGGCTATTTTGAATGGccagtccgaaaactagctaTACCGTACTATTTCGGCAGTATactctttttttaaaataataagatTAAAATCGAGAAATACATTCTTATCAATGTTGAAGAAATTGACCTATTTTGGTCCCAAAAGCTCTCCTGTACCCTAGTGATTTAGGTCACCTAAAAATTTGCTAACGGGATTTTTCATCACCAAGTCTATAAAAAAGTCCATAATATAGAGTAAGCAGATACAATTACAAAGACCGAAGGATTGGGTTGGATGTTCTTAAAGTATTTGATTGACAACAAACGTTGAATCCTATTTCGAGTTGATCTTGAAGAATAACTAGATATTGAATACATAGCTATACTCGTATATGTACAGTAGTGTACGTGTGTGTATAAGAGAATGAGGTCATTGTGTAATTAGCAGAAGTTAGTTGGTTAAGTGGCTATTTAGGTACAACTGTCAATCATTAACCACCAATATAAAACAACCCCTCCCTTTGTATTGTGATCAATCAAACAGTAAtaaatcttcttcttcctctttctcttaaTTTCTATCTTCCCTCACTTGCATGTCATTTATAGTAGAAGATTTGATAGATTCTATCATTGTATCAGAGCACCGGTCTTTGGATTTATAGCTCTGATATAAGCTTCACCGGAAATCAGGAAACAAAGCACTAACGAAGCTCTATTTTTTAGCAGCCATTGCTGAAAATGATGTTTCTTTATTTGACcacaatcatcctctatttttACAAGTTGAAAATGCTCCGGGACTCGTAATGATACCGCTCAAACTCACAGGACCAGAAAATTATGCCCTTTGGAGCATAGCGATGAAGTTAGCACTACGAGGAAAGAATAAGCTTGGTTTTGTAGACGGTACTTGTATGAAAAGCAATTACAAAGGAGAATTGGCAGAGCAATGGGAAAAGTGCAATGCTATTGTGTTGTCATGGAACGGAAGCACCGTGTCAAGTGAATTGATGCCGAGTATTGTGTACGCGTCAAATGTGAAGAAAGTTTAGAACGACTTTCAGGAGAGATTTTGACGAATCTAATCTCACCAGAATTTATCATCCATGGACAACAATTGCGACTTTAAGACAAGGTATGAATTCAGTCACTAGCTATTATTCGAAAATAAAGGATTTATGGGATGAACTTGATGTATTAGCCTCTTTCCCCTTTTGTGATTGTGAAGAATCTAGACCTTCTGTAGATCATTTGAAAAACATAAGGCTGTTGCAATTTCTTATGGGATTAAACGAAAGTTACAGCAATATACGCAGTAATGTGTTGGCAAAAAGGCCAGTTGTGACTGTTCATAAGGCTTATGCTATATTTAGCCAAGAGGAGAGTCAGAGGACCTTAGGTATCACAGATACGCACATAGATCCACTCACAATGTTAGCAGGAAGAGGTCAAGACTTTAGACCTAGAAATCCCAGCTTAATATATGAGTATTGTGGGTATAAAGGACATCTAAAGGAGAGTTATTTTAAGATAATTGGATATCCACCTGATTTCAAAAGCAAAAAGAAGAATCAAACAGTTGGAGGAAAGGCATATGCCAACAACGCAAATGAAAATACAACAACTACAAAGGAAGAAAGAACAATGCCAACAATTCAGGCACCAGGCCAATTCCTCAAAAGAGTAGTACAAGCAATTGGTTAATCTATTGTCAAAATCTAATGCAGGGGAATGTTCTGCAAATATGACAGGTATAATTTCTCTATTGTCTAGCGTATATATGTGTGATTGGGTGATAGATTCAGGGGCAACTCATCATGTCACCTGCTGTAAGGATGTTCTAAAGGATATTAAAAGTGTTGATAGCCAAGGAATACAAGGAGTGCATGTGCCTACAGGAAACAAGTCAAAAATCACTCACACGGGAAATACAGCTATATTAGAAAATAAGACAGTGAAGAATATGTTGTATGTGCTAGATTTTAAGTTCAACCTACTGTAAGTGTCTAAACTCACTAAAGATCTCTGTTGTTCTGCAACCTTTTTTCTTGATTTATGTATATTCCAGGATCTTTATAGTGGCAGGGTGATGAGGATTGGTAAAGAGTACAATGGATTATATCTACTAAAGGAGAACATAACATTAGTAGCAACATAATATTTTTTACAACAAGGGATTAACACTGAGCTTTGGCATCTGAGACTAGGACATCCATCAACAAAGGCAATGTAAAGTATACCAGCTCTTAGGAATAAAGTTGATTCCCAGGTTCAACAAAACTGTGAAGTTTGTCCTTAATGTAGGTTGAAATTTTGACTAGCAATTATAAATCTACTAGTTGTTTTCAATTAGTCCATCTAAATGTGTGGGGGGCTCACAAAGTCCGTACCTATGATAGAAAGCATTACTTTGTCACCATTGTGGATGTCTACAGTAGGTACAATTGACTATGTTTGATTCAGTCTAAATGTGAAATAGCTATTGTAATAAGGAACTTTGTTGCAATGATAAGAAATCAATTTGATGTTGGAATTAAGGTGCTGAGGACATATAATGGTACAAAATTCTTTAACTCCCAGTGTAATGAATTTTTAGCTTCCCTTGGCATCATATACCAAAGCAGTTTCCCATACACTCCACATCAAAATGGGACTCTGGAAAGAAAATATAGATACATTTTACAAGTTTCAAGAGCTCTGAAATTCCAGAGTTCAATACTACTAAGATTCTAGGGAGACATCATCAAAACTATTGTATATTTGATTAACAAATTTCCTACTGAGACTTTGGAAAACAAGTGTCCTTATGTGATGTTTCATAACAAACCTGCAAAGATGGACCATCTAAGGATATTTGGTTGTTTATGCTTTACAAACAACCTACCAATAAGAGATAAATTTACAGCTAGAGCAAAGAAGTGTGTCCTTATAGGATACTTAGAGACTCAAAAGGGGTACAGGTTATATGACTTAAACTCTAGAAGAGTAATGGTAGTAGAGATGTCACATTTAGAGAACATCTCTTTCCACTCAAAAAAGAGGCAGATGCAAATGAAGATCGGTTTTCTTGTGAACTAGTGGGGGTTACTCCTGAAGGGACAAATCAGCCTCATCATAGCAATAATCCACATTGTAGCAATGTTTCTACTACAATTCATATTGCTGAGCAAGTTGTGTTAGAATCACATGTATCACCACCACCAGCTCCACCATTAGCCACACTATAGCCACAAGCAGAACCTCTTAGACTACCTATATTGCAGGAACCATATACAGACCATGCAGAAGTACCAGATACAGAACCAGCAACCTATTCAGAGGAAGCACCGGCTGAAGAACTACCACATCAAGAATATCTTATACCTGTATTGTGCACTAGAAAATCTTGTAGGACTTCCAAACCTTCTATTTGGTACAAAATTTATGTGACTACAGTCAAATCAACCAAGGATACACCATACACTATCTCCAATTTCATCACTTATGATCACCTCTCTGAGAACTAGAAATCCTTTTTAGGATCATTCTTAGAATTTACTGAACCTAAGTCCTTCAAAGAATCTTGTCTTGACAAAGCCTGGGTAGAAGCAATGGAGAAAGAGACTAAAGTACTTAAAGATAATGCAAATGGTAAACCTTCTTCTTGGTAAGAAAGCTATATGCTCAAAATGGGTGTTCAAAATTAAATATAAGACAAATGGGGAAGTAAAAAGGTTTAAGCAAGGCTGGTAGCAAAAGGCAATACACAGCAGGAAGGAGTATACTTTCATGAAATATTTTCTCCTGTTGCAAAGATGGTCACTGTGAGGACCATCATCAGTATAACCGCCTCTAAGGGATGGAATCTTTTCCAAATATATGTAAATATTGTTTTCTTACATGGTGATCTTTATGAAGAGGTCTACATGTGCTTGCCTCAAGGATTCCACAAGCATGGGGGCAGAAGGTATGCAGACTGCTGAAATTTTTGTATGGGTTAAAAAGGCTTCTAGACAGTGGAATATTAAATTAACTGGGACACTATTAGCAGCTGGTTATGCACAAAGTCCCTATGATTTTTCATTGTTCACAAAAAGGGCTGGATCAACTATTGTCATTATCTTAGTCTATATAGACGACTTGCTTATCAATGGAAGCAATTCTGTTCTTGTGTAGGCAGCTAAACAGATATTACATAGTTCATTCAAGGTAAAAGATCTAGAAGCACTTAGGTATATTCTTAGGATTGAAGTTCTGAGGTCAAACAAAGGAGTGCTTCTTACTCAAAGGAAGTATGCACTTCAATTAATCTCAGATGTTGGACTTGCAGCTGCTAAACCTATTAACATACCTGTAGAGCTCAATAAAAAGTTGACAACCATTGATTATGACACATATGTTGGGCATACTAGAGATGCAGAATTGGAGGATGTAGGAAGTTACCAAAGACTCATTGGAAAGCTTTTTTACCTAACAGTTACCAGGCAAGATTTATGTTTTGTAGTCCAGGTATTGAGTCAATTTATGCAGCATTCCAAACAGTCTCATTGGGATGCAGCCCTACGAGTGGTCAAATATCTTAAAGGTGCCCCAGGCCTTGGTCTTCTACTGCATAACTCTTCCATAAATCACCTTTATATATATTGTGACTTTGATTGTGCAGGGTGTCCAAACACTAGGAGATCAGTAACTTGTTACATTCTCAAGCTTGGGGACTCCCTGCCCTCGTGGAAATCAAAGAACCAACCTACAATAAGTAGGAGTTCAGCATAGGCTGAGTATCCCAGTCTTACAACAGTAGCTGCAGAAATTACTTGGGTACTAGGATTGCTTAAGGAGCTACAAGTTGTAGTTGATGTTCCACTCAATTTGTACTATTATAGAAAGACAGCTTTACAAATAGCTGCCAATCCCATATTCCACGAGCGAACTAAACACATCGAGATCGATTGTCATTTCGTTCGTGAAAAGATCAAGGCAGGATTGATCAGTCCTCACTACAATCCTACAAGCCTATAACTGGATGATTTAATGACAAAAGGCCTTGGTTCAGCACAACATAATTTCCTTTTATCCAAGCTCGGAGTGTTTGATCCTTTCCACCCTctagcttgagggggagtattgAATACATAGTTGTATTCGTATATGTACAACAGTGTATTGtagatacccaattttgccctcatattttttcaaatagcatatatactttcaaaatgtCATTCTGCATCACTATTTAACTTACAAGATCTATacaagcattttttataattttttataatttatatagctttaaaattaattttctagcatttaaattacttgaatatttatttattactccttcaaattattttgtgatgacttaatcATATAAAGCTACTATTTGCATCTATATACatgctttaattttttttttacttcatttCATATAATTATATTGGTATTTTTAGGCTATTTACACAATCTTGTAATAATGGCCTATATTTTGCAATTTATTGCATTTGTCATTTTATTCAAGGTCAAAATAAGTTTCTATATTTTTATAATcttctactattattttaaaGTATTAAGTTGCATAAATagcatttttatatatttatttaactatttttattaaattatttcccCTTTAATCTCTTATTTAAAAAATGGCCTAATTTTAGGGTAATTTTCGGACCAATTTTGTCCCAAACACTTAGCCTATTCACTCTCCTCTTCAGTAGCCCAATCAAACGAACCCTTTAAAATCCGGGCACGAACTGTTTGAAATGACCCGCCCCACCTTCTTTAAAATCCCGGCCATTGATCTTAAGAGATCAATGGCTCACGATTAACCCCTCACTTttaattacccaacccaaaaccctaGCCCTCACTCTCCTGAGACAACCGCCTCTATTCTCTTTGTTCTTCTCTACTTCTTCACAACCCCTAGCCACCACACCCTTTGATTCTCTCCGGTTCCAACCTTTATATGAAATCCTCCTATGATTTGCCTTCCATATATGCTTCATATTCTTGCACGATTATGGTAGTCACTTAGTACTTGCCTATTTTTGGCAAGTACCAGGACTGGAATCATGTGAAAACCGTCCCCAATCTTCAAAGTCTAGATGGTATTCCGTCTGTATACATTCATGGCAAGTCAATATGAAGCTGATTCACCAAGATCTTTGGTCGATTCTCTTATTTCTGTCAAACTAGGGTTTGAAATTTTATACTTTTCCTTTTACCCATTTCATTACTAATTGCATGTGGTATTTTCTTCCCTTATTTATATTTGATTGattgtttttcttgtttgtttgttCAACTCCTaccactatataaacccctccccaaTTCCCCGCTAGACAGACCTAAGATATCACTGCTATTACGCTTAATACATCTCTCTCACCTGTTCATCTTCTCTGAAACACTTGGCtctttggccggctgaaagccaaggcgaTAATATTATCAACCTCCTCTTGTGCAAGCACTACTCGGGGACCTTACGAGGCTCTTATGAACTCTGAAGCATCGTAGATATGGGGTTCTTGCTACCAGTATTCTAAGCTTCTTATTATTCTTTTGCTCGTCTAATCTTGCTACTGGTTAGTGCTTTTAACCCTTGCaatgttaaatattttttctTCTGCATACCTATATGTGTTTGAATTATGTGAGCATGATTTAGTTGTGAATCCATAATATTGCACTGCTATGATATCGTTCAATACTCCCATGTCATTCTATATTCTTTGATAGTTGAATGCATTTTAGTACATGTGATAGCTTTCTGCTTGTTCTTAGTTTGTGTTAGGCTAATATGTATTCTTCAATATGTCATGCACTTCTATGTTGGTTTTCCTTGTTTTCCTCTAGAATCAGTTATGTACCTTTGTGTTTTTCAAGCATCTGAGCATGTTTGAGCTTTGAGTTTTAATGCATGACTATTATATATGTTCTTTTAATGAATCTGATTGTCATGACTACCTGTTGTTAGTTATAGAATCCTCTTCATGCCTTGCTTTGGGTACTACTAAAACTCTTATGAAACCATCCCTCTACTTTGAATGAATCATTTGGTGCTGAATCTTATGTTTAATCGACTGTTCTTTGCAAAATGGCCACAACTATATGTGTCTCATGTTACAATACTACTTTAAGATCTACCCTAAACATGCTTCCTTACTATTTGAAATCCTGATCTTTAGCACCACCTAAGACTTTAGAATAAATATCCCATTTTCTCTCTTATGTATGGCCAACTAACATGTTAATGTGTAGCTAATCTACCCTTCTTACATGCCATAAGTTTTTGTACTATGATCTATTCCCCATCATGTTTAGTTTTCATGATATTGGTTAAGTTGTGCCACTAGTATGTTGAATATACTGTCATGTTAGAACTTTCATGTAAGACATGTACTCTACTTGTCTCATGCCAGTGATTATACCAAATTGACATTTGAAATCCTTTAGGTTAGTTCCCTATTCTGAAATTGTTTGGCATCATGCACCCTTATATATTTATACTATAATCTTAGAAAACCTGATTCCCCTAACTCTCTCAATATGTTTTTCTGCCCAATATGCTATCTCTTGCTAAGTGTTTGAACCTGTAATGTCAATATCTACTTGCTAAGCCTTATTGATTTGCATGTTCTTTGTTTAATCAACCCTGTTATGTCTATCTCTAAAATACAAAAATGCATCACTTAGTCACTGTTAGTAGGTTTTTAGAGCTGTTTACTTGATTGTCATGTGTAGTTTATTAAT
Coding sequences:
- the LOC138872779 gene encoding uncharacterized protein → MCDWVIDSGATHHVTCCKDVLKDIKSVDSQGIQGVHVPTGNKSKITHTGNTAILENKTVKNMLYVLDFKFNLLNHIQTMQKYQIQNQQPIQRKHRLKNYHIKNILYLYCALENLVGLPNLLFGSFLEFTEPKSFKESCLDKAWVEAMEKETKRSTCACLKDSTSMGAEGMQTAEIFVWVKKASRQWNIKLTGTLLAAGYAQSPYDFSLFTKRAGSTIAAKQILHSSFKVKDLEALRYILRIEVLRSNKGVLLTQRKYALQLISDVGLAAAKPINIPVELNKKLTTIDYDTYVGHTRDAELEDVGSYQRLIGKLFYLTVTRQDLCFVVQGVQTLGDQ